Proteins encoded by one window of Ursus arctos isolate Adak ecotype North America unplaced genomic scaffold, UrsArc2.0 scaffold_22, whole genome shotgun sequence:
- the LOC113269530 gene encoding olfactory receptor 2AT4-like, which translates to METTACNGSGHSSTIFYLVGIPSLPKSLFLPIFFVFLLLYLLILLGNTLILVAVVTDTRLHKPMYFFLINLSALDILFTTTTVPKMLSLLWLGDRFLSFPACFLQMYLFHSFSCSEAFILVVMAYDRYVAICRPLRYRVLMTPHTNVALATCAWLTAFLLPIPAVVQTSHLAFDNTAHIYHCFCDHLAVVQASCSDTTPQTFMGFCIAMVVSFLPFLLVLLSYAHILASVLRISSREGRSRAFSTCSSHLLVVGTYYSSIAIAYVAYRADLPLDFHVMGNVVYAVLTPVLNPLIYTLRNKDVKAAITRMTCLRDPKNVGKP; encoded by the coding sequence ATGGAGACCACAGCCTGTAATGGATCAGGGCACTCCTCAACCATCTTCTACCTGGTGGGCATTCCCTCTCTGCCCAAATCCCTCTTTCTTCCtatcttctttgtctttctcctcctctacTTGCTCATCCTGCTGGGAAACACCCTGATCCTGGTGGCTGTGGTGACAGATACCAGACTCCACaagcccatgtacttcttcctgatCAATCTTTCAGCTCTGGACATCCTCTTCACCACGACcactgtccccaagatgctgtcCCTCCTCTGGCTTGGGGACCGATTCCTCAGCTTCCCCGCCTGCTTCCTGCAGATGTACCTCTTCCACAGCTTCTCCTGCTCAGAAGCCTTCATCCTGGTggtcatggcctatgaccgctacgtgGCTATCTGCCGCCCCCTGCGCTACCGTGTCCTCATGACCCCGCACACCAATGTCGCCCTAGCAACCTGTGCCTGGCTCACTGCCTTCCTCCTGCCCATCCCCGCAGTGGTGCAGACTTCCCACTTGGCTTTTGACAACACTGCTCACATCTATCACTGCTTCTGTGACCACTTAGCTGTGGTCCAGGCCTCTTGCTCTGACACCACGCCCCAGACCTTCATGGGCTTCTGCATCGCCATGGTGGTATccttcctgccctttctcctggtGCTTCTCTCCTATGCCCACATCCTGGCCTCGGTGCTTCGTATCAGCTCCCGAGAAGGACGCTCAAGAGCCTTCTCCACCTGCAGCTCCCACCTCCTGGTAGTTGGTACCTACTACTCATCCATTGCCATCGCCTATGTGGCCTACAGGGCCGACCTGCCCCTCGACTTCCACGTCATGGGCAACGTGGTCTATGCTGTCCTCACCCCTGTCCTCAACCCTCTCATCTACACACTGAGGAACAAGGATGTCAAAGCAGCCATCACCAGAATGACATGTCTCCGGGACCCAAAGAATGTTGGGAAACCCTGA